Sequence from the Brassica napus cultivar Da-Ae unplaced genomic scaffold, Da-Ae ScsIHWf_392;HRSCAF=615, whole genome shotgun sequence genome:
gaagaatggagatgaggaTTACTAACATCACGAAATTTCAGACTTACGATGCCAAATCTCCTCATTAGAGGAAGAAATTGGTTCTTCACATTTTTACATTACATTTTCCATTAAATTCTTTCCAAATAACATTACTACAAAATCTACCAAatattgaataacactagaatttaaaagaattagaaaattaattacaaatctttaaaccaataacacaagaTTTTGAAAGAATTGATGAAATTCTTAATTGAATAACAGTAGAATTTAATGGAAACTATAATTCTTTTAAATTCCATCAAATTTCTAGATCCAATACCCCCACCTTAGTAACAAAAATATGCAACGTCTGTTATAGTTGTTATTTTGCAATAAATTTGTAATAAAACTGTAACGGATATTCATTATTACAGAAATATTGCAATAAACATAGCAAATTATTAATGAAAATGGATGTTGCAATTTTTCTGTTGCAATAAggctattttcttgtagtggtggCCTACTTGCCTATGTGCTCAACTTTtgttattgtttaaaatttgaattaaaaCTAATTACGATTTTTGTATGATTACGACACAAGGGCCGGGATACAAAACAGAAAGAACTCGTTCCAAGACGGAGTGTGTGGAACGACGTGCCCAATCCCGCCGGGGAAGAACTACACTTACGCTCTTCAGGTTAAGGATCAGATCGGAAGCTTCTATTACTTCCCATCGCTTGGCTTTCACAAAGCTGCAGGCGGTTTCGGAGGTATTCGTATCTCTAGCCGTCCAATGATCCCCGTTCCTTTCCCTCCTCCCGCTGATGACTACACTGTTCTCATCGGTGACTGGTACAAGACCGATCATAAGGTAATCGATTCTAACTCCAACGTTTATAATTCGATGGTAGATTGTGATAACTTTGAATGGCCATCATAATATTGTTGTTGAATCTATGATTTAGagggaaataaacatttttaagttAATAAGAATAAGAATTATATGTGGAATACATGGAATAAAAGGAATAATTATATGTGGAATAGGGAAAATTGGAATGATCAACAAAATGgaataaaaactgaaatttgTTTTGGAATTGGAATTCCAATCATCCCACACATTCACGATCATTTTTGATATGGAACAAATGGAAAAGATTTTACAAaggatttgtttttaaattttattccatttttgGAATGTGGAATTGATTTCAAAAGATTTTCCATGTAActggtaaatattttttgaaattctgTGGAATGATGCATTCCAAACAATTCCATTCCAAAATTTAGCATTCCAGTTGCAGCCTAAACATTTTATTGTTGTGGAATCTAGGATTGTGATAACCTTGAATGGCCATCATTTATAGAATTCTCTGCTGTGGTAGATGTTCATAAAATCCTCATGCAATAAAGATTGGACCGTTCGATAtgccgttaaaaaaaaacaataaggaTCGTATATTCTTTTGGTTTATTCATAGTCATAGATAGGAACCAATTAAGAACTTTGAATGATTTTTATGAATCTTTTGTGTAGGCCTTGAGAGCGCAGCTCGATAATGGTGGAAAGCTTCCTCCACCAGATGGAATTCTCATTAATGGTCTTAGTAGTGGTGCTACACTCAACATTCAACCAGGTCTATTATCTATTTCCCTCCTCTTATCTCACTCGTTTGTTAATGGTAAAAGCATTTGCGCAACGTTTTAATTGGTTCTGATGTGAATATTTCCACAGGTAATACATATAGGCTGAGAATATCAAATGTAGGATTGCAAAACTCTCTCAACTTCCGCATCCAGAACCATGAGATGACGTTGGTTGAAGTCGAAGGGACACACACTCTTCAGAATGTGTACTCATCGCTTGATGTTCACGTTGGTCAGTCTTACTCGGTCCTTATAACTGCTAACCAGCCTTCAAAAGATTACTACATTGTGGTCTCTAGTAGGTTAACCCCAACCGTCCTCACCACCACCGGTGTTCTCCACTATAGTAATTCTGCTGAACCTGTTTCTGGACCTATCCCTGCTGCACCAGTTCCGATGAGCTGGTCTTTTAACCAAGCTCGAACTATCAGGTACGTTTTTTATTCTTCAACAGTTATTTGCTTGTCACCAATTTTGAAGAAAACTCCTTCAGTATCCTTTAGATTATAAGCTCATGTATTGTTTTGCTAGCGTAGAGGATATTCATGAAATTTTGGCCTTATAGCTTGGTGGTTTTCTTCGTGTGTTGTAGGACCAACCTTACAGCGAGTGGACCAAGACCAAACCCACAAGGTACATACCACTATGGTATGGTAAATGTCACTAGAACCATCAAACTTGTTAGCTCTGTTGGACAGATCGAAGGCAAACAACGATACTCCGTGAACAGTGCATCATTTACCCCATCAGATACCCCTTTGAAACTCGCGGATTACTTCAAGATCGATGGCGTGTATAAGCCTGGAAGCATATCTGACCAGCCCCCATATGCACCAACATTCCCTGTCACATCTGTCTTGCAAGCTGATTACAAAGCCTTTGTGGAGATTGTCTTTGAGAACTCGGAAGATATTGTCCAAAGCTGGCACTTCAACGGCCACTCTTTCTTTGTTGTTGGGTACGTATTTCCAAATTGTTCCCTCATCCcttttctaatatatattctaaactGTCCGTGTTTGCATCCACCATAAGCTAATAACTACACGGTAAGCTTAATCAAAACTTTCTCTAACTAAGAAAGAACCCTAACACATGCAATTTAATTGTTTTAACCAACTAACTATTGTGGACTTGGTTTAACTATCAGAATGGAGTTGGGAAAGTGGAGGCCTGGCAGGAGAAAAGTATACAATCTAAACGATGCAGTCTCACGCTGCACTATTCAGGTGAAACTTTTAaaactttcatattttgatcTCAAACAGTTGGATAAAACGTATAAGTTGGGGGTTTGAGTCACGTGTGAAATATTGTTGGATGAACATGTGTAGGTGTATCCAAGATCATGGACTGCAATATACGTAGGTCTAGACAACGTAGGAATGTGGAACCTGAGATCGGAGTTGTGGGAAAGACAATACTTGGGACAACAGTTATACGTGCGTGTGTACACAAACTCGACTTCTCTCAGAGATGAATATCAGATCCCGACGAACGCTCTTCTATGTGGTAGGGCTAGTGGAGCCCACAAAGAACTGCTTTTGAGTGGCTTTGAAAACTGAGAGCGATAGAGAATCTGTTAAACCATTTTCATGAATTTCTGACTTGCCGTGTTCTATATCTCATTTCTTTCTtcgtcgtttttttttttttttttttttttccttcaaactCCCAATGGGAGATACCATTTCTGAAATAATGTTTTACAaggtgaatttaaaaaaaaaaaaaaaaaaaaaaaacaaggaaagaCAACATTACTTTTGCAAAAAAAGAACTTCAACAAAATGAAAATAGATGCTTTGATCTAACCCTGAATCTTTTCAAACCAAAGAGAGAGATAAGTAGTCGTCGTTGAATGTCGCCGGTTTCTTTGAGTAGCAGAGGGGTGAGCTCTCAGCTCCATATCAAGAGAGAATAGTTTTGCTCTAAGGAGAAGGTAGATATCTTTCACAACAGAGTGAGCGGGCTTTGAAGTCTGGTTGTGGAGACGTGAATTCCGTTATTTCCAAATGAAGTAAACAGCAGCTTGAATGAGCAGTTTGCAGATAGTTTTCAGCTTTCTATCCAGCCTAATAGATATGATCCAAGGAACTACCATTGCAATCTGTGTTGGGATATCAATACCACTCCTTGCGAACATAGTTCTCAACACCGTCAACGAATAGTCACACTGAAAGAATAAGTGCTCAGTCGATTCCTCATTTTGCCCACAAAGCAAACACTCAGCCGCTACATCGAGGCCCCAACTTCTCATCCGATCCCTTGTTACCATACGCTCTTTCATGACTAGCCAAAGGATGAATCCATGTTTAGGAATTTGCTTACCGAACCAGACAGCCTTGTACCAAGAAACTCGAGGAGGCTCTTGATATAGAGATGTCCATAGTCTTGATAATAAGAATGGTGAAGGAGGCTCATTTACTTCGTTTCTCCACAAGTAGTAATCTTCTTCTATGTTATGAACATCAGGAGGTTGTGCGGGAAGCACATCACGAAGGGTAACAAGAATAGGGTGCCTACTCCTGCGAGAGACAGACCAACCATCTTCCCTTACCACTGACGAGACTGTCGCATCGAGAGGAATTCCAGAAACCTGAGGTCCCAAAGGTCCTGTGAGTATCAGAAGAGGACCAAATTTTGTCCAGTCGTCGTGCCAAAATGAAGTTGTTCGCCCTGATATGACATGACAAGTgatgaaaggccttgctatctttCTTCGTCGTTGTTTCCTCTAGATTCGTTGAACAttcattattataattaaatctATTTACAGAATTATATTAATACTATTTATGAATGTTGTTGGTACATGTTAAGCTTATGGGACATACATAgttctaaaatcaaatataattcATGCATGCTCTTAGCCACTTGATTagtattataaagttataaacgaTTAAACTAGTGTATAATTGAGAGGATTATTGCATAGCTTAACGTTGATAGCTTGGGAAATTAGTTGTGCCTAATATAATGACAGAAGACACAAACAAATAGGGGGTTTCCGGCGGGAAATTAATTGagtttaataacaaaaaaaagaaacaaaaacaaaaataggggcgttccgagaatcgaactcgggacctctcgcacccaaagcgagaatcataccactagaccaaacgcCCAGATGAACTTACGActcaaatagaaaatatatacctAAATTACTCGTAACCCCTCCTTTCACACTGCTAATTGCTAGGAGCCGCCGCCTTCTCCGATAtttcaaagaaacaaaacaatggCCGACGAAACAAAACCCGCGTCCGGCGACTCAGCCGGTTTGTCCAACGGCCTCGTAAGCCACGGTGACCACAAGTCAAGACGCGTGTACCAAGCAGCTCGATCACTGCATTCCGGTGCTGTGAAAGATCTGCTATCTCTCGGGGTCTGTAGTCCTTTACTCTCCTCTCAGTCGTTTCCTAGggcttctctttctctctctctctcacctcgAATTAGATTCTtcccttttttttattaattcggTGTGTCTGTCCCCAGGTATGCGAGAGATGTATATTCCGATTGGTGTCCGTCGAGGCTTTTGATTCCGATTTGTCGTCAGTCTCGGCGTCTACTCTGCGGAGCTGGCTAGAATCCGGCGATGAGGAAGCTGCCTCATCGGAAGAGTCTAGCTGCTGCATTGTGTGTTTAGGTGTATTGCAGTTCGTTTTCTCCGATGCTAAACAAACGCTGGTGAGATCGGAGTGTGGTAGTGATTACGCCGCAAGGGTAACGGACTTGGTGAAGGAGGAAGGTCATGAGTTCGATAGCTTTGGTTTAGAAGTCTATGTGCCAGCAACTATCCTGGAGAATGAGCGTGCAGTCTTGTAAGCTTT
This genomic interval carries:
- the LOC106351579 gene encoding L-ascorbate oxidase homolog, which encodes MKNTKIAAKCKIAYAFVIGLSLLIATAAEDPYIFYEWHVTYGTISPMGVQQQGILINKMFPGPEIRSVTNDNLIINVFNELDEPFLISWAGIQNRKNSFQDGVCGTTCPIPPGKNYTYALQVKDQIGSFYYFPSLGFHKAAGGFGGIRISSRPMIPVPFPPPADDYTVLIGDWYKTDHKALRAQLDNGGKLPPPDGILINGLSSGATLNIQPGNTYRLRISNVGLQNSLNFRIQNHEMTLVEVEGTHTLQNVYSSLDVHVGQSYSVLITANQPSKDYYIVVSSRLTPTVLTTTGVLHYSNSAEPVSGPIPAAPVPMSWSFNQARTIRTNLTASGPRPNPQGTYHYGMVNVTRTIKLVSSVGQIEGKQRYSVNSASFTPSDTPLKLADYFKIDGVYKPGSISDQPPYAPTFPVTSVLQADYKAFVEIVFENSEDIVQSWHFNGHSFFVVGMELGKWRPGRRKVYNLNDAVSRCTIQVYPRSWTAIYVGLDNVGMWNLRSELWERQYLGQQLYVRVYTNSTSLRDEYQIPTNALLCGRASGAHKELLLSGFEN
- the LOC125603783 gene encoding uncharacterized protein LOC125603783 — its product is MNVSGIPLDATVSSVVREDGWSVSRRSRHPILVTLRDVLPAQPPDVHNIEEDYYLWRNEVNEPPSPFLLSRLWTSLYQEPPRVSWYKAVWFGKQIPKHGFILWLVMKERMVTRDRMRSWGLDVAAECLLCGQNEESTEHLFFQCDYSLTVLRTMFARSGIDIPTQIAMVVPWIISIRLDRKLKTICKLLIQAAVYFIWK